A single window of Sphaerodactylus townsendi isolate TG3544 linkage group LG03, MPM_Stown_v2.3, whole genome shotgun sequence DNA harbors:
- the LOC125430247 gene encoding calcium/calmodulin-dependent protein kinase type 1B-like — protein MPLGKGWKKKVEDISTVYDVKEKLGAGAFSEVVLAQEHGSQRLVALKCIPKKALRGKEAAVENEIAVLKKIQHENIVALEDIYESPTHLYLAMQLVTGGELFDRIIERGYYTEKDASLLVRQVLEAVNYLHSLGIVHRDLKPENLLYATPFEDAKIMITDFGLSKIEQDGVMATACGTPGYVGEYHTVSQ, from the exons ATGCCGCTCGggaaaggctggaagaaaaaggtGGAGGACATCAGCACCGTCTATGACGTCAAAGAGAAGCTGGGCGC AGGGGCCTTTTCGGAAGTGGTGCTGGCCCAGGAGCACGGCTCCCAGCGCCTGGTGGCATTGAAGTGTATTCCCAAGAAAGCCCTACGGGGCAaggaagcagcagtggagaaCGAAATTGCAGTGCTCAAAAA GATTCAGCATGAGAATATTGTGGCCCTGGAGGACATCTATGAGAGTCCCACTCATCTCTACCTTGCCATGCAGCT CGTGACAGGGGGAGAACTGTTTGACCGCATCATTGAGCGGGGCTACTACACGGAAAAAGATGCCAGCCTTCTCGTCCGGCAGGTGTTGGAAGCGGTGAACTACCTGCACAGCCTGGGTATCGTCCACCGCGATCTCAAG CCCGAGAACCTTCTGTACGCCACTCCGTTTGAGGATGCCAAGATCATGATTACGGACTTTGGGCTGTCGAAGATTGAGCAGGATGGAGTCATGGCCACGGCATGTGGCACGCCTGGCTACGTGGGTGAGTATCACACGGTGTCACAGTGA